A portion of the Pseudoalteromonas luteoviolacea genome contains these proteins:
- a CDS encoding response regulator, translating to MMDKDLGLILLVDDNPDDFEAILRSLRKSHFMNPIQWCQSGQDAKDFLYKSGKYGSHEHLKRPVLALVDLNMPGLDGRQLLRDLKADPKMCSIPIVVLTTSSDPQDIKSCYALGAASYIQKPVEFDDLANAFKVLKDYWFKVALLPSIDGYD from the coding sequence ATGATGGATAAAGATTTAGGTTTGATCTTACTGGTGGATGATAATCCAGATGATTTTGAGGCCATATTGAGAAGTTTGCGAAAAAGCCACTTTATGAATCCAATACAGTGGTGCCAATCAGGCCAAGATGCAAAAGACTTTTTATATAAAAGTGGAAAATATGGTTCTCATGAACACTTAAAGAGACCGGTACTGGCACTGGTTGATTTAAACATGCCCGGTCTGGATGGTCGACAATTACTCAGAGACCTTAAAGCAGATCCTAAAATGTGCTCAATTCCGATTGTGGTATTAACTACATCAAGCGACCCGCAGGATATAAAGTCTTGTTACGCGTTGGGCGCGGCGTCTTATATTCAAAAGCCCGTTGAGTTTGATGACTTGGCAAATGCGTTTAAAGTGCTTAAAGACTACTGGTTTAAAGTTGCACTGTTACCCTCTATTGATGGATATGATTAG
- a CDS encoding lipocalin-like domain-containing protein, producing the protein MKIKTIVQLCVWLCITSLLQGCSEPAQKPASTHPFSMQSGDPVSAGNVLTFPEDHGAHPAQGIEWWYVTANLKSDSGQDFGVQWTLFRVSRPELSADPTGPWWDGQFYFAHFAVQTDTQHVAFEKSGRASDVIIQASPFEARLKNWSMQSTEGAFLPLSLHASQEGYRVALNMDNSPRVLHGKQGFSQKTQDGHASMYYSYPFLDVSGELIFDEKVYTVTGRAWLDREWSAAFINPNQAGWDWFSLQAENPQDGGLMAFCIHATGKGYEYCSATSIDADGNTRAFGNEQVELVVIKRIELDDVTYPIAWQLSVDGFEPIEIKAVNSDSRNKLSIPYWEGRVVSSGGYNGIGYGELVGY; encoded by the coding sequence ATGAAAATAAAAACGATAGTTCAATTATGCGTGTGGCTTTGTATCACCAGTTTATTGCAAGGGTGTAGCGAACCTGCTCAAAAGCCAGCATCAACCCATCCATTTTCGATGCAAAGTGGCGACCCTGTGAGTGCAGGTAATGTATTAACTTTTCCAGAAGATCATGGCGCACACCCTGCTCAGGGGATCGAGTGGTGGTACGTCACTGCAAACCTTAAAAGTGACAGCGGCCAAGATTTTGGAGTGCAATGGACCTTATTTCGCGTAAGCCGACCTGAACTGTCTGCTGACCCAACAGGACCTTGGTGGGATGGACAATTTTATTTTGCGCATTTTGCAGTGCAAACCGATACACAACATGTCGCTTTTGAAAAATCAGGTCGTGCATCAGATGTGATTATCCAAGCATCGCCTTTTGAGGCAAGGCTGAAAAATTGGTCGATGCAAAGTACTGAGGGGGCCTTTTTGCCGTTGAGTTTACATGCCAGTCAAGAGGGTTATCGTGTTGCGCTTAACATGGATAATAGTCCCAGAGTACTGCATGGAAAACAAGGCTTTAGTCAAAAAACACAAGATGGTCATGCGTCCATGTATTACAGTTATCCATTCTTAGATGTGAGTGGCGAACTCATCTTCGACGAAAAAGTGTATACCGTCACAGGAAGAGCTTGGTTAGATAGAGAGTGGTCAGCCGCCTTTATAAATCCGAATCAAGCTGGTTGGGACTGGTTTAGTTTACAGGCAGAAAACCCTCAAGATGGGGGGTTAATGGCATTTTGTATTCATGCCACTGGTAAAGGGTATGAATACTGTAGTGCAACCTCTATTGATGCTGATGGCAACACGCGTGCATTTGGCAATGAGCAAGTTGAGCTGGTAGTAATCAAGCGCATAGAATTGGATGATGTGACTTACCCAATTGCATGGCAACTCTCTGTAGATGGCTTTGAACCTATTGAAATAAAAGCAGTAAACTCAGATTCGAGAAATAAACTAAGCATACCTTATTGGGAAGGTCGGGTTGTGAGTTCTGGTGGTTACAACGGTATAGGGTATGGTGAGCTGGTCGGGTATTAA
- a CDS encoding ATP-binding protein, giving the protein MGVLRGNTEHRFKSALVIMISGVLTSIGVFIGVWQLSDTQERHLIKQTSFAKTELIEHQFVKTFPLIMNALERMRNRWVARQGSPYSEWQLDAKDYVDDHIGLRAIEWVNNEYIVKWIVPLSDNKAALNLNLAFEEKRRLALERAKASKEITVTKPIDLVQGGKGLLAYFPIFIEGKFEGFIVGVFSVKSLVDSLLPHAFFQDYNIEISVEEEPMYARADIGSSFNPDVGYRHTFNLYNVTWTFAIWPKKHRAVQDGSYIHYIALIVGVLLSLLTGASLFYLLNWLKAERLLHARSIEYRAALESAIDAVLTIDSNGVIRNANGSVARIFERKLETVIGEHVSLLFSDSFNNAFEKLNRENRITNNKLEGQFFEENITTEGVRAEEKRFPVSVGISHFWVSDELLWCCVARDISERVELETEKETLIAQLKKSNEELDNFAYIASHDLKEPLRAIKNHATFLKEDYAAILGEDGIYKLERLAYLGTRMEYLVRDLLYFSRLSREEQHTVHVGMRMVINRVISRLKEALHEHNAKVFLGDNLPIIIGNHTHIEELFYNLVVNAYKYNRSDRKVVKIYYCKRHSAFCVEDNGIGIEAKYSDEIFRIFKRLNTQQEYAGGTGAGLTFAKKIVENHGGSLWFESELNVGTRFYCTFSQVVFEER; this is encoded by the coding sequence GTGGGTGTACTACGAGGTAACACGGAACACCGGTTCAAATCTGCTCTAGTTATAATGATATCTGGTGTACTGACAAGTATTGGTGTTTTTATTGGGGTTTGGCAGCTTTCTGATACACAAGAACGACATTTAATTAAGCAAACGTCATTTGCTAAAACGGAGCTCATTGAGCATCAATTTGTCAAAACGTTTCCGCTTATCATGAATGCTCTGGAAAGAATGCGAAATCGGTGGGTTGCAAGACAAGGGTCACCGTATTCTGAGTGGCAGTTAGATGCGAAAGATTATGTGGACGATCATATTGGACTACGTGCCATTGAGTGGGTCAATAATGAGTATATCGTTAAGTGGATTGTACCACTAAGCGATAACAAAGCCGCACTTAACTTGAATCTTGCATTTGAAGAAAAACGCCGGCTTGCGCTTGAACGAGCAAAAGCGTCGAAAGAAATCACAGTAACTAAGCCAATTGACCTTGTGCAAGGCGGTAAAGGGTTGTTAGCCTATTTTCCTATCTTTATTGAGGGCAAATTTGAAGGCTTTATTGTCGGGGTGTTTTCTGTTAAAAGCTTAGTTGACAGTCTGCTGCCACATGCCTTTTTTCAAGATTACAATATTGAGATATCAGTAGAAGAGGAGCCTATGTATGCTAGGGCAGATATAGGCTCCTCTTTTAACCCTGATGTAGGGTATAGACATACCTTTAATTTGTACAATGTGACTTGGACGTTTGCCATTTGGCCAAAAAAACACAGGGCTGTCCAAGATGGGTCTTACATTCATTATATAGCGCTGATCGTCGGAGTTTTGCTCTCACTTTTAACGGGGGCCTCTTTATTTTATCTTTTGAATTGGCTTAAAGCTGAACGCTTGTTACATGCTCGAAGCATCGAATATAGAGCAGCGCTTGAGAGTGCTATAGATGCAGTTTTAACCATAGATAGTAATGGGGTTATTAGAAATGCCAATGGCTCTGTGGCGCGAATTTTTGAAAGGAAACTAGAAACTGTAATTGGAGAGCATGTCTCTTTGTTGTTTTCAGACTCTTTCAATAATGCGTTTGAGAAATTAAATCGTGAAAATCGCATAACGAATAATAAACTGGAGGGTCAGTTCTTTGAAGAGAATATAACGACTGAGGGAGTCAGAGCTGAGGAAAAGCGATTTCCTGTCAGTGTTGGTATTTCTCATTTTTGGGTTAGTGACGAGTTGTTATGGTGCTGTGTTGCTCGGGATATTTCTGAACGGGTTGAATTAGAAACAGAAAAAGAGACGCTGATTGCACAGCTGAAAAAGTCAAATGAAGAGCTGGATAATTTTGCTTATATTGCCTCTCATGACTTAAAAGAACCGTTAAGAGCCATTAAAAACCATGCAACGTTCTTAAAAGAAGATTACGCCGCCATTTTGGGGGAAGACGGTATCTATAAATTAGAACGACTTGCATATTTGGGTACTCGCATGGAGTACCTGGTCCGAGACTTACTCTATTTTTCGAGATTGAGCCGAGAAGAGCAGCACACAGTGCATGTAGGTATGCGTATGGTGATTAACCGAGTAATTAGCCGATTAAAAGAAGCCCTACATGAACATAATGCTAAAGTTTTCCTGGGCGATAACTTACCCATTATTATCGGCAATCACACCCATATCGAAGAGCTTTTTTATAACTTGGTCGTTAATGCTTACAAATACAATCGTTCAGATAGAAAAGTGGTGAAGATTTACTATTGTAAACGGCATAGCGCTTTTTGTGTTGAAGACAACGGGATTGGTATTGAGGCGAAGTATAGCGATGAAATATTCAGAATTTTTAAGCGTCTAAATACCCAGCAGGAGTATGCAGGTGGGACGGGGGCAGGTTTAACATTTGCGAAAAAAATTGTCGAAAATCATGGCGGTAGTTTGTGGTTTGAGTCTGAGTTGAATGTGGGGACACGTTTTTATTGTACTTTTTCCCAAGTTGTTTTTGAGGAGCGATAA
- a CDS encoding zinc ribbon domain-containing protein YjdM yields the protein MSCPPCPKCNSEYVYQDQSQLICPECAYEWDPSEVEEDDTPQVKDANGTLLVDGDKVTVVKDLKIKGSSQVIKIGTKALVRRVLDKKDHELDCKVDGVGEMMVTAKFVKKA from the coding sequence ATGTCGTGCCCTCCATGTCCAAAGTGTAATTCTGAGTATGTATATCAAGATCAAAGTCAGTTGATCTGTCCTGAATGTGCATATGAGTGGGACCCGTCAGAAGTAGAAGAAGATGATACGCCGCAAGTTAAAGATGCCAATGGCACTTTGCTTGTCGATGGCGATAAAGTTACGGTTGTGAAAGACCTTAAAATCAAAGGTAGCTCACAAGTGATTAAGATTGGTACCAAAGCTTTGGTGAGACGAGTTCTAGACAAAAAAGATCACGAACTTGATTGCAAAGTAGATGGTGTAGGTGAAATGATGGTCACAGCGAAGTTTGTGAAAAAAGCCTAG
- a CDS encoding ABC transporter ATP-binding protein, whose product MIQLKNVVFSRADGEVHRRIIDNVSMTIQDAQQIALVGDSGSGKTTLLNLLAGLLVPDSGEINVNGAIISELDENQLALYRRQIGVIFQHYQLLEALNVADNITFQARLNGIQVTKPALTALATRLGIAHKLSAFPSELSGGEQQRVGIARAIINKPKVILADEPTGNLDSERSQEVLELLQALCKEHEINLIMVTHSEKLAVQFERQIRLKNGQLHD is encoded by the coding sequence ATGATCCAGTTAAAAAATGTCGTATTTTCGAGAGCCGATGGTGAGGTTCATAGGCGTATCATTGACAATGTATCGATGACCATTCAAGACGCTCAGCAGATAGCATTAGTTGGGGACAGTGGTTCAGGGAAAACGACGTTATTAAATTTACTGGCAGGCCTGCTGGTGCCAGACAGTGGCGAAATTAATGTCAATGGCGCCATAATATCTGAGCTCGATGAAAACCAATTGGCACTCTATCGTCGCCAAATCGGTGTAATATTCCAACATTATCAACTATTAGAAGCGTTAAATGTGGCTGATAATATCACTTTTCAGGCTCGCTTAAATGGGATTCAAGTCACAAAACCTGCACTCACAGCGCTTGCTACTAGGCTTGGCATTGCACATAAGTTGTCGGCTTTTCCCAGTGAACTTAGTGGGGGAGAGCAGCAGCGCGTGGGCATCGCAAGAGCCATAATTAATAAACCAAAAGTCATTTTAGCTGATGAGCCCACAGGTAACCTCGACAGTGAACGTAGTCAAGAAGTGCTAGAGCTGCTTCAAGCTTTATGTAAAGAGCATGAAATTAATCTGATCATGGTGACGCACAGTGAAAAGCTGGCTGTTCAATTTGAAAGGCAAATAAGATTGAAAAACGGACAGTTGCATGACTGA
- a CDS encoding ABC transporter permease, whose amino-acid sequence MTEFKLILFAFWQFYVRHKGLLVLFVLGFSLGTALISAIFGLNLEASKRYSNSSALLEVPVSHFIKPTLGSERLPVSVRQQLSWQTETHFEVVLEGRVQLESGKWLNIKGVNLLHWISQSALNKKDSSYKEPKSQASSLFDTIYLDPKLLARLESNTLNLNGMSYAVSPMEGLGFQALMDISLADKLLNAQGEVSYLEVFDLDEVDELALTKQLKGQARVERADAQAFDTLSGPFFFNLQALALLGYIVGAFLSFNAIKLAFSSRAAQLKQLYLLGCQPLKLKQAMFIELGALGLLCAYFGALLGVTLANILVADVTQVLRSFYQLDRSLTVDLNWAMVALGFALNTAVLSIFFLSNRLAKVIKHKQVFWLCLAALCIVAVLLALLAKSKLVALLLCAVILLIFFCITPGIISRVFSSQWPTHSVLILWLKADSQGQIKSLLSAVLATLMAMGAAIGMLVMVKSFSQTLDGHLENRLSADLYVRPAVVSSNMHHTLEQMAEIERVGVYWQARSEVIREQDTIPIKLLSFGRDAHLHQQVKLLGGKPVTSEHLSNTTDAVYQCLVNEPGWRIYGIETDQVVQVKQGNKQFSCQITGIFYDYGEQEATLLTTTGVIESSGFSYQAFGFSLTLAPDIDINDMTKYLVEHLFIESTQISVNKVFKQYAKQLFENTFSVTHALNLFIMLIALFGVWVSFLTLGRRQLQQMATLQTLGVTRLQLLAAKLLQTLIILLVTIMLAIPLGILLGWVLLTYVMPLAFGWSMAMVLDWWAILAFSIVVLVLAMIVGALPMLRLLKRNIADSVAQL is encoded by the coding sequence ATGACTGAATTTAAGTTAATTTTGTTTGCTTTTTGGCAGTTTTATGTGCGACACAAAGGCCTACTGGTTTTATTTGTACTTGGGTTTAGTTTAGGCACTGCTTTGATCAGTGCTATTTTTGGCCTTAATTTGGAGGCCTCCAAACGTTATTCAAATAGCAGTGCATTGTTAGAAGTACCCGTTTCGCACTTTATCAAACCGACACTTGGCAGCGAACGCTTGCCTGTCAGTGTTAGGCAGCAGTTATCATGGCAAACCGAGACTCACTTCGAGGTGGTACTTGAAGGCCGAGTACAGCTTGAAAGTGGCAAATGGCTCAATATTAAAGGGGTGAACCTATTACACTGGATTTCGCAATCCGCACTGAACAAAAAAGATAGCAGTTACAAAGAGCCAAAAAGCCAAGCAAGCTCACTATTCGATACGATTTATTTGGACCCCAAGTTACTTGCTCGGCTAGAGAGCAATACACTCAATTTAAATGGTATGAGCTATGCTGTTTCGCCCATGGAAGGCTTGGGCTTTCAAGCTCTGATGGACATTAGTTTGGCAGATAAACTGCTCAATGCTCAGGGTGAAGTAAGTTATCTTGAAGTATTTGATTTAGATGAAGTCGATGAGCTTGCACTGACTAAACAATTGAAAGGCCAAGCCAGAGTTGAGCGGGCGGATGCACAGGCGTTTGATACACTCTCAGGTCCGTTTTTCTTCAACCTGCAAGCTTTGGCGTTACTCGGTTATATAGTGGGGGCATTTTTAAGCTTTAATGCCATTAAGCTGGCTTTTTCCTCTCGGGCCGCGCAACTCAAACAGCTTTATTTACTGGGTTGTCAACCACTTAAATTAAAGCAAGCCATGTTCATTGAGCTCGGCGCTTTAGGGCTGTTATGTGCCTATTTTGGCGCTCTGCTTGGTGTAACGCTTGCCAATATTTTAGTTGCTGATGTGACGCAAGTACTGCGTAGTTTCTATCAATTGGATAGAAGCCTCACTGTTGACTTAAACTGGGCCATGGTGGCACTAGGGTTTGCGCTTAATACGGCTGTTTTATCAATCTTTTTCTTATCTAATCGTTTGGCGAAGGTGATAAAGCATAAGCAGGTTTTCTGGTTATGCTTAGCTGCGCTTTGCATCGTTGCGGTGTTACTTGCCTTACTGGCGAAGAGTAAGCTGGTGGCGTTGCTACTTTGTGCGGTGATTTTGTTGATTTTCTTTTGTATCACACCAGGCATTATCTCAAGGGTATTTTCTAGTCAATGGCCGACGCACTCTGTACTGATTTTATGGCTCAAAGCTGATAGCCAAGGCCAAATTAAATCGCTGTTAAGCGCCGTGCTCGCGACATTAATGGCTATGGGCGCTGCCATTGGTATGTTGGTGATGGTGAAGAGTTTTAGTCAGACATTGGATGGTCATTTAGAAAATCGTCTCAGTGCCGATCTTTATGTCCGCCCTGCAGTAGTGTCGAGCAACATGCACCACACCCTTGAGCAAATGGCAGAAATTGAACGCGTCGGGGTTTATTGGCAAGCTCGCAGTGAGGTTATTCGTGAACAAGATACAATACCCATCAAACTGCTTAGTTTTGGACGTGATGCACACTTGCATCAGCAGGTTAAATTGTTGGGTGGTAAACCTGTAACAAGTGAGCACTTATCGAATACAACTGATGCTGTCTACCAATGTCTAGTGAATGAACCTGGGTGGCGTATTTATGGCATCGAAACAGATCAGGTTGTGCAAGTAAAACAAGGGAATAAGCAGTTTAGTTGTCAAATTACGGGGATTTTCTACGATTATGGCGAGCAGGAGGCTACACTGCTCACCACAACAGGTGTGATTGAAAGCAGTGGTTTTAGTTATCAAGCATTTGGTTTCTCTTTGACGCTAGCACCTGATATTGATATCAACGATATGACTAAGTATTTAGTAGAGCATCTGTTCATAGAGAGTACTCAGATAAGCGTTAATAAAGTGTTTAAACAGTATGCAAAGCAATTGTTTGAGAATACTTTTAGTGTTACTCATGCACTTAACTTGTTCATCATGTTGATTGCATTATTTGGCGTGTGGGTGAGCTTTTTAACACTGGGTAGGCGACAGCTCCAACAAATGGCAACATTACAGACTTTAGGTGTCACGCGATTGCAGTTATTGGCTGCCAAATTACTCCAAACATTGATTATTTTACTTGTCACCATCATGCTGGCGATACCTCTGGGTATTTTATTAGGGTGGGTGTTATTAACCTATGTGATGCCTTTGGCATTTGGTTGGAGTATGGCCATGGTGCTTGATTGGTGGGCAATATTGGCCTTTAGCATAGTGGTGCTAGTGCTTGCCATGATTGTTGGGGCATTGCCTATGCTGCGGCTGTTAAAGCGCAATATCGCAGACAGTGTGGCACAGTTGTAG
- a CDS encoding two-component system response regulator has product MNILLVDDEKIDRELVKEALYCSGKRFDIKEATSAQDGLSAISQNAFDIVLLDYQMPNQNGLQFLMALKTQNICEHCAIIMITNNRDEDLLVNCINAGAQDLLLKDEVTSTQLVRCIKQSQRRIELQNKLSKSYQQVKELAERDTLTGLFNRRYFENALTSLLVNMRSLEGYIVVMLLDIDNFKMINDNLGHSAGDAVLKEFASRLNSNFRESPLFARLGGDEFAFVFSGIRSSNSALTIADRLLTTFEEPFHFEDHQIYSTASIGITLSASKTTSEDMLKQADIAMYKAKKEKRNKACFFDEALEAEFYRLFQIENELRLAIKTNNFDIFFQPIFNQTGTAIIATEALVRLPKSDLNASPAEFIIASEKLRLIETFGRMIIQKSLCKYAQLLNCTACDTIALSINLSPLQIHDLNLGSFIAEQAKLYQVDLNNIIVEVTETALLENNNITLETLKVIKEHGCKIALDDFGTGFSSVSHLLNYPIDIVKLDKSLIERTIDDKKACAMLQGLTTMLHKISIETIAEGVECEAHVAICQKANVSRLQGYHFGKPMPIESLIKILSS; this is encoded by the coding sequence ATGAACATATTGCTGGTAGATGATGAAAAAATAGACCGAGAACTAGTCAAAGAGGCACTATACTGCTCCGGTAAACGATTTGATATCAAAGAAGCGACTAGCGCACAAGATGGCTTATCTGCAATTAGCCAAAACGCATTTGATATTGTATTACTAGACTACCAAATGCCCAATCAAAATGGCTTACAGTTTTTGATGGCACTCAAAACGCAAAACATATGTGAACACTGCGCAATTATTATGATCACCAATAACCGAGATGAAGACCTGCTGGTTAATTGCATTAATGCCGGCGCGCAAGACTTGCTCCTCAAAGATGAAGTCACCTCAACCCAACTTGTACGCTGTATAAAACAGTCTCAAAGACGCATTGAACTGCAAAATAAATTGTCTAAAAGCTATCAGCAGGTCAAAGAACTCGCCGAACGAGATACATTAACAGGCCTATTTAATCGTCGTTATTTTGAAAATGCGCTCACCTCATTACTTGTCAATATGCGAAGCCTAGAGGGCTATATTGTCGTGATGCTGCTGGATATAGATAACTTCAAAATGATAAATGACAATTTGGGACATTCAGCTGGGGATGCAGTTCTAAAAGAGTTTGCTAGCAGACTGAATTCAAACTTTAGAGAAAGCCCACTCTTTGCAAGGTTAGGCGGAGACGAATTTGCCTTTGTTTTTTCCGGCATTAGAAGCTCAAATAGCGCTCTGACCATCGCAGATCGCTTGTTAACCACTTTTGAAGAGCCGTTTCATTTTGAAGATCACCAAATATACAGTACAGCGAGCATAGGTATTACGTTATCAGCATCAAAAACCACCTCTGAAGATATGCTCAAACAGGCTGATATCGCTATGTATAAAGCGAAAAAAGAGAAAAGGAACAAAGCCTGCTTTTTCGATGAGGCTTTAGAGGCTGAGTTTTATCGACTGTTTCAGATTGAAAACGAGCTTAGGTTAGCAATTAAAACGAATAATTTTGATATCTTCTTTCAGCCAATTTTCAATCAAACCGGCACGGCGATTATTGCAACTGAAGCGCTAGTCAGGCTACCTAAAAGCGATTTAAACGCATCACCTGCTGAGTTTATCATTGCCTCTGAGAAATTAAGGTTGATTGAAACCTTTGGCAGAATGATCATTCAAAAGTCGCTCTGTAAATATGCTCAACTTTTAAACTGCACCGCTTGCGATACGATTGCACTTTCAATCAACCTTTCACCGTTACAGATCCATGATTTAAACTTAGGGTCATTTATCGCTGAACAGGCAAAACTATATCAAGTAGACCTCAATAATATTATTGTCGAGGTCACTGAAACCGCCTTATTGGAGAACAATAACATCACATTAGAAACACTGAAGGTAATAAAAGAACACGGTTGTAAAATCGCGTTAGATGACTTCGGCACGGGATTTTCTTCAGTATCTCACTTGTTAAACTACCCTATCGATATAGTTAAATTGGATAAAAGCTTAATTGAGAGAACAATAGATGACAAAAAAGCATGTGCAATGCTTCAGGGTCTAACAACCATGCTTCATAAGATATCAATCGAAACTATTGCTGAAGGGGTTGAATGTGAGGCGCACGTTGCCATATGCCAAAAAGCAAACGTATCAAGGCTACAGGGCTATCATTTTGGCAAGCCGATGCCAATCGAAAGCTTGATTAAAATATTAAGTAGTTAA